One window from the genome of Sardina pilchardus chromosome 12, fSarPil1.1, whole genome shotgun sequence encodes:
- the si:dkey-177p2.18 gene encoding phospholipase B1, membrane-associated, whose translation MWEYEEGLRHYSEEALKREFPEKTRPADFKHPHFQCTDMTPSPSVPTSVEMVKAADIKVIAALGDSLTTAIGANATNVLGIPIEFRHVSWRLFNPDLIGPAPTKTVHGTPAPLSETGFNLAVTGHNTFNLPGQVRHLIDTLKTYQGIDFDEDWKLLTILIGMNDICDYCKDKSLFSVENFIYYMTVSLEMLMNEVPRMIVNVVQILPMETLREVQKPTPGCLLQRSFCSCLVKPATGSADLKELVSVNLEFQKRLEQLLYTDRFFKTDFAVVLQPFLKYADPPRLPNGKIDMSFFTPDCFHFTMKGHEELAKGLWNNMDHPFIFTKPSAVENGQTTTPSEDVSTSSGQRASALSCLLPLTYLLLRTTVALTCL comes from the exons ATGTGGGAGTACGAAGAGGGACTGAGGCACTACAGTGAAGAGGCTCTTAAAAGG GAGTTTCCGGAGAAAACCCGGCCCGCCGACTTCAAGCATCCTCATTTCCAGTGCACCGACATgactccctccccctctgtccCCACCTCAG TGGAAATGGTGAAGGCTGCAGACATCAAAGTGATAGCGGCACTTGGAGACTCGCTGACT ACAGCCATTGGTGCGAATGCAACGAACGTCCTGGGAATACCTATAGAATTCCGTCATGTGTCATGGAG GCTCTTCAACCCTGACCTGATTGGTCCAGCTCCCACCAAGACGGTCCACGGTACCCCTGCACCCCTCAGTGAGACCGGCTTCAACCTGGCCGTCACTGGACACAACACATT TAATCTCCCTGGACAGGTCAGACATCTCATTGACACTCTGAAAACATACCAG GGCATAGATTTTGATGAAGATTGGAAGCTTCTGACCATCCTTATAGGCATGAATGACATCTGTGATTACTGCAAAGACAAG TCCCTCTTTTCAGTGGAAAACTTCATCTACTACATGACCGTGTCCTTGGAAATGCTGATGAACGAG GTTCCACGGATGATAGTGAACGTGGTGCAGATTCTGCCTATGGAGACCCTAAGGGAGGTGCAGAAACCCACCCCAGGCTGCCTGCTCCAGAG GTCTTTCTGTTCCTGTTTAGTGAAGCCAGCGACCGGCTCAGCTGATCTGAAGGAACTGGTGTCGGTCAACCTGGAGTTTCAG AAACGGCTGGAGCAGCTGCTCTACACAGATCGATTCTTCAAGACGGACTTTGCCGTGGTCCTTCAACCCTTCCTCAAATATGCGGATCCTCCACGGCTTCCG AATGGGAAGATTGACATGAGCTTCTTCACACCAGACTGTTTCCACTTCACCATGAAAGGACACGAAGAGCTGGCCAAGGGCCTTTGGAACAACATG GATCACCCTTTCATCTTCACCAAGCCCAGTGCCGTGGAGAACGGGCAGACCACGACTCCATCAGAAGACGTCTCGACCTCCAGCGGGCAGAGGGCCTCGGCGCTCAGCTGTCTCTTGCCCCTCACCTACCTCCTCCTTCGGACTACCGTGGCTCTCACCTGCCTGTGA